A portion of the Microlunatus phosphovorus NM-1 genome contains these proteins:
- a CDS encoding nucleotide disphospho-sugar-binding domain-containing protein — translation MRILFAAAPAYGLLLPIVPLVWAARAAGHEVALATTGELTEVAARAGLPVLDVFPDRERWAALTGWGKRPDELPADAPVEVKNAARVHAPFAAFTATMTEGTIAAARSFRPDVIATTSDHPAGLLAASALGVPALEVGNRISWSTRDASWRNRSQPMVPEDVLVPLRQRLDLSANPPELIARIDPRAPSMGGIPADRTEVADAVDGRPWWGMQYVPYNGGAVLPDWVLGPIERPRVGVTLGTVVPLISGTSSLTVVIEALASLDVDVILAAGTADLTSLGELPGNVRSVGYLPLSAFLPSCSLLIHHGGSGTTAAPLFYGVPQLVLPSFADNPMSAQRVVDRGVGLAHDPGTINVGIARELVDRLLIEPHFLDQARQVSAEIASQPTPSDIVARLADVVSLQPTPAG, via the coding sequence ATGAGGATCCTCTTCGCTGCCGCACCCGCGTACGGACTGCTGCTACCGATCGTGCCGCTGGTCTGGGCAGCACGCGCGGCCGGCCACGAGGTCGCCCTGGCGACCACCGGCGAGCTGACCGAGGTCGCCGCCCGAGCTGGACTGCCTGTGCTGGATGTCTTCCCCGACCGAGAACGATGGGCAGCGCTGACGGGGTGGGGCAAGCGGCCCGACGAGCTACCTGCCGACGCGCCGGTCGAGGTGAAGAACGCAGCCAGGGTGCATGCACCCTTCGCCGCCTTCACCGCCACGATGACCGAAGGCACCATTGCGGCGGCCCGCTCGTTCCGGCCCGACGTCATCGCCACCACGAGTGACCACCCAGCGGGGCTGCTCGCCGCGAGCGCGCTCGGCGTCCCAGCGCTGGAAGTCGGCAACCGAATCTCCTGGTCCACCCGGGACGCGAGTTGGCGCAACCGATCGCAGCCGATGGTTCCCGAAGACGTCCTGGTGCCATTGCGCCAGCGTCTCGATCTCTCGGCGAACCCGCCAGAACTGATCGCCCGGATCGATCCGCGAGCACCGAGTATGGGCGGAATCCCAGCCGACCGAACCGAGGTTGCCGATGCGGTCGACGGCCGTCCGTGGTGGGGCATGCAGTACGTCCCGTACAACGGGGGTGCCGTGCTTCCGGACTGGGTGCTCGGGCCGATCGAGCGACCAAGGGTCGGCGTCACCCTCGGCACCGTCGTGCCCCTGATCAGCGGCACCAGCAGCCTCACCGTCGTCATCGAAGCCTTGGCGAGTCTCGATGTGGACGTCATCCTCGCGGCGGGCACCGCCGATCTCACGTCGTTGGGCGAGCTGCCGGGCAACGTGCGCTCTGTTGGGTATCTGCCACTCTCGGCCTTCCTACCCAGCTGCAGCCTGTTGATCCACCACGGCGGCTCCGGCACCACGGCCGCTCCTCTGTTCTACGGCGTGCCGCAGCTCGTCCTGCCCAGCTTCGCCGACAATCCGATGTCGGCGCAGCGGGTGGTCGATCGTGGTGTCGGTCTTGCCCACGATCCCGGCACGATCAACGTCGGCATCGCCCGTGAGCTGGTCGACCGACTGCTGATCGAACCCCACTTCCTCGACCAGGCCCGGCAGGTCAGCGCCGAGATTGCCAGCCAACCGACACCGAGTGACATCGTCGCCCGGCTGGCCGACGTCGTGTCTCTGCAACCGACCCCAGCTGGGTAA
- a CDS encoding histidine phosphatase family protein — protein MRLLLIRHGQTPNNVSGALDTAIPGAGLTRLGHTQAIAVPPALGDERIAAIYASRLTRTQLTAAPLARVRRLDVTVTAGLEEISAGTLEMRADPEALRGYVDCLVSWVHGDLSHSVPGGMSGHEFWECYDGAIRTVAAAHDPESTVAVFSHGAAIRVYTALATGLRPEAVADLSIANTGMAVLEGDPDIGWRLARWSSTPLGGVDLLDHRAHDVTGESVEETSAADGEPPLAP, from the coding sequence TTGCGGTTGCTGCTGATTCGCCATGGCCAGACACCGAACAACGTCAGCGGTGCCTTGGACACCGCGATTCCCGGTGCGGGTCTGACACGGCTCGGGCACACCCAGGCGATCGCGGTGCCGCCGGCGCTGGGCGACGAGCGGATCGCTGCCATCTACGCCTCCCGATTGACTCGAACCCAGCTGACCGCGGCGCCCCTGGCCCGCGTACGGCGACTGGATGTGACGGTCACCGCCGGTCTGGAGGAGATCTCGGCCGGCACGTTGGAGATGCGTGCCGATCCCGAGGCGCTGCGCGGGTATGTCGACTGCCTGGTCAGCTGGGTACACGGCGACCTCAGTCATTCGGTGCCGGGCGGTATGTCGGGTCACGAGTTCTGGGAGTGCTACGACGGGGCGATCCGGACCGTCGCGGCAGCCCACGACCCGGAGTCGACCGTGGCGGTCTTCAGCCACGGTGCGGCCATCCGCGTCTACACCGCGCTCGCCACTGGGCTCCGACCGGAGGCGGTCGCTGATCTCTCGATCGCCAACACCGGTATGGCCGTGCTGGAGGGTGATCCGGACATCGGCTGGCGTTTGGCACGGTGGAGCAGCACACCGCTCGGCGGTGTCGACCTCCTGGATCATCGTGCGCACGATGTCACCGGCGAGAGCGTCGAGGAGACCTCGGCTGCTGACGGAGAACCGCCTCTCGCGCCCTGA
- a CDS encoding VOC family protein, translated as MLTAIHTLVYSDDAAATRAFFKDVLRWPYISEGERGDAGVGGTGTGGADPAEWLIFGTGPSELGVHPTAGEHEGRPWRSPKHHSVALMCDDLDATMAELAGRGAQFAGEPQNMGFGRGVLVQVPGADDMLLYEPRHAVAYHLR; from the coding sequence ATGCTCACCGCAATCCATACCTTGGTGTATTCCGACGATGCGGCCGCGACCCGGGCATTCTTCAAAGATGTGCTGCGCTGGCCCTACATCTCGGAGGGAGAGCGTGGTGATGCCGGAGTCGGCGGCACCGGCACCGGCGGCGCTGACCCGGCCGAGTGGCTGATCTTCGGCACCGGACCCAGCGAGCTGGGTGTCCATCCCACCGCCGGCGAGCACGAGGGGAGACCTTGGCGCTCACCCAAGCATCACTCCGTCGCGCTCATGTGTGACGATCTCGATGCCACCATGGCCGAGCTCGCCGGGCGGGGCGCGCAGTTTGCCGGAGAGCCGCAGAACATGGGTTTTGGACGGGGCGTGCTGGTTCAGGTGCCCGGAGCCGATGACATGCTGCTGTATGAGCCGCGGCACGCGGTGGCCTATCACCTGCGTTGA
- a CDS encoding NAD(+) synthase has protein sequence MNFASLYAHGFARVAACTTDVYVADPARNAASVIEVARRASGEGVAVAVMPELTLTGYAVEDLLGQDALLDAVLVGLADIVTASADLLPVIIVGAPLRHNARLFNTAVVIHRGRVLGVVPKIHLPTYREFYERRQFASGDGIVGLEITIAGQRAPFGTDLLFEASDVRGLRIGVEICEDMFVPVPPSSRLALAGATVIANLSGSPITIGRSNTRSLLCRAQSLRCLAAYLYAAAGQGESTTDLSWDGQTSIFENGAELAQGARFEEDPQLTTADIDLDLLRQERARQGTFEDNRRGALGGASFRTVEFTLAPPMSDLGLRRRVERFPFVPADPERLAQDCYEAYNIQVDGLAQRLRAIHTEKVVIGVSGGLDSTHALIVAARAMDLLGLPRTNILGYTMPGFATGDVTKSNAWRLMTSLGITVHELDIRPTATQMLADLDHPFGRGEEVYDITFENVQAGLRTDYLFRLANHHGGIVLGTGDLSELALGWCTYGVGDQMSHYNVNGGVPKTLIQHLIRWVSGLVPFAGETADVLLAILDTEISPELIPVKPGEVPQSTEKSIGPYELQDFNLFYTLRFGFAPSKIAFLAQHAWRDVDAGSWPPAFPRERRRAYDLPVIREWLIVFVKRFFGFAQFKRSAMPNGPKVSHGGSLSPRGDWRAPSDGNAAVWLADIERNVPTGVDTVAAAQRSST, from the coding sequence ATGAACTTTGCCTCCTTGTATGCGCATGGGTTCGCCCGGGTGGCGGCCTGCACCACCGATGTCTATGTTGCCGATCCGGCCCGCAACGCCGCGAGCGTGATCGAGGTCGCCCGTCGAGCGTCGGGCGAAGGGGTGGCGGTCGCGGTGATGCCCGAGCTCACCCTGACCGGCTACGCGGTGGAGGATCTGCTCGGTCAGGATGCCCTGCTGGATGCGGTGCTCGTCGGGCTCGCCGACATCGTGACGGCTTCCGCCGACCTGCTGCCGGTGATCATCGTCGGCGCGCCCCTGCGACACAACGCCCGGCTGTTCAACACAGCGGTGGTGATTCATCGCGGACGCGTCCTCGGCGTCGTGCCGAAGATCCATCTGCCGACCTACCGTGAGTTCTACGAGCGTCGGCAGTTCGCCTCCGGGGACGGGATCGTCGGGCTGGAGATCACCATCGCCGGCCAACGTGCCCCGTTCGGCACCGACCTGCTGTTCGAGGCGAGTGATGTCCGGGGGCTGCGGATCGGAGTGGAGATCTGCGAGGACATGTTCGTGCCGGTGCCGCCGTCGAGCCGGCTGGCTCTGGCCGGCGCCACGGTGATCGCGAACCTGTCGGGCAGTCCGATCACGATCGGCCGGTCCAACACCCGCAGCCTGCTCTGTCGGGCACAGTCGCTGCGCTGTCTGGCCGCCTACCTGTACGCGGCAGCCGGCCAGGGTGAGTCGACCACCGATCTGTCCTGGGACGGGCAGACCAGCATCTTCGAGAACGGGGCTGAGCTCGCCCAGGGCGCCAGGTTCGAGGAGGATCCGCAGCTCACCACCGCCGACATCGACCTCGATCTGTTGCGCCAGGAGCGCGCCCGGCAGGGAACCTTCGAGGACAATCGCCGTGGGGCGCTCGGTGGCGCGTCGTTCCGGACGGTGGAGTTCACCTTGGCGCCGCCGATGAGTGACCTCGGGCTGCGCCGCCGGGTCGAGCGGTTCCCGTTCGTGCCGGCCGATCCGGAGCGGCTCGCCCAGGACTGCTACGAGGCGTACAACATCCAGGTCGACGGCCTGGCCCAGCGGCTTCGGGCGATCCACACCGAGAAGGTGGTGATCGGCGTCTCGGGCGGCCTGGACTCGACCCACGCGCTGATCGTGGCCGCCCGGGCGATGGACCTGCTCGGGCTGCCGCGTACCAACATCCTCGGCTACACCATGCCTGGGTTCGCCACCGGCGATGTGACCAAGTCCAATGCCTGGCGGCTGATGACCTCGCTCGGCATCACCGTGCACGAGCTCGACATCCGACCGACCGCGACGCAGATGCTGGCCGATCTCGACCATCCGTTCGGTCGCGGGGAGGAGGTCTACGACATCACCTTCGAGAATGTCCAGGCGGGGTTGCGGACCGACTACCTGTTCCGGCTGGCCAACCACCACGGCGGGATAGTGCTCGGCACCGGTGACCTCTCCGAGCTGGCGCTGGGCTGGTGCACGTACGGGGTTGGCGACCAGATGTCGCACTACAACGTCAACGGAGGCGTGCCCAAGACGCTGATCCAGCACCTGATCCGGTGGGTCAGCGGGCTGGTGCCGTTCGCCGGCGAGACCGCTGACGTGCTGCTGGCGATCCTGGACACCGAGATCTCCCCGGAGCTGATTCCGGTCAAGCCCGGCGAGGTGCCGCAGAGCACGGAGAAGTCGATCGGACCGTACGAGTTGCAGGACTTCAACCTCTTCTACACGCTGCGGTTCGGCTTCGCTCCCTCCAAGATCGCCTTCCTGGCCCAGCACGCCTGGCGGGACGTCGACGCCGGCAGCTGGCCACCGGCGTTCCCGCGGGAACGCCGGCGAGCGTACGACCTGCCGGTGATCCGGGAGTGGCTGATCGTGTTCGTCAAACGCTTCTTCGGCTTCGCCCAGTTCAAGCGGTCCGCGATGCCGAACGGCCCCAAGGTGTCGCATGGCGGTTCGCTCAGCCCGCGTGGCGACTGGCGGGCACCATCGGACGGGAACGCGGCGGTCTGGCTGGCCGACATCGAGCGCAACGTGCCGACCGGGGTCGATACGGTAGCGGCAGCACAGAGGTCGTCGACATGA
- a CDS encoding NAD-dependent epimerase/dehydratase family protein: MRVVITGGAGFLGYRLAEALQQKGSLVVADGESEPIEEIVLFDQPGGVARLTDLPATWRAVGGDVAGADFGALLGDGPVGVFHLASIVSGEGERDFDLAMRVNLDGARQLLEACRAHPHPVRLTTTSSLAVFGPASGDTVDDDSLVQPATTYGMTKAVLELLINDYGRKGFVDGRAARLPTVIIRPGVPNAAASSAASGVFREPLKGVDCQLPFPLETVMAVASVESIIDNLILLHEAPAEVLEGRRTVTLPSISVTFAEMVETLQQAVPADQLGAVTVQPDPAVQAIVSSWPTHVEGTRGVGFGLRPTDDLATTLAAYRARYC; the protein is encoded by the coding sequence ATGAGAGTTGTGATCACCGGTGGAGCGGGATTCCTGGGTTATCGACTGGCCGAGGCCCTGCAGCAGAAGGGCAGCTTGGTTGTCGCCGACGGGGAGTCGGAGCCGATCGAGGAGATCGTGCTGTTCGATCAGCCCGGTGGGGTGGCACGGCTGACCGATCTCCCGGCTACCTGGCGTGCGGTCGGCGGAGACGTCGCCGGCGCGGACTTCGGCGCGCTGCTGGGTGACGGACCAGTCGGTGTCTTCCATCTCGCCTCGATCGTCAGTGGCGAGGGCGAGCGCGACTTCGACCTCGCGATGCGCGTCAACCTGGACGGCGCACGGCAGTTGCTCGAGGCCTGCCGCGCTCACCCGCACCCGGTGCGGCTCACCACCACGAGTTCACTCGCGGTCTTCGGTCCGGCCAGCGGGGACACCGTCGACGACGACTCGCTCGTCCAGCCGGCCACCACGTACGGGATGACGAAGGCGGTGCTCGAACTGCTGATCAACGACTACGGCCGCAAGGGCTTCGTCGACGGCCGCGCCGCCCGGCTACCTACGGTGATCATCCGACCTGGCGTCCCGAACGCAGCGGCCTCGTCGGCCGCCAGCGGAGTCTTCCGCGAACCGTTGAAGGGCGTGGACTGCCAACTGCCCTTCCCGCTCGAGACCGTGATGGCGGTGGCCAGTGTGGAGTCGATCATCGACAACCTGATCCTGCTGCACGAGGCACCCGCCGAGGTGCTCGAGGGACGCCGCACAGTGACCCTGCCCAGCATTTCGGTCACCTTCGCCGAGATGGTGGAGACCTTGCAGCAGGCGGTGCCGGCCGACCAACTCGGCGCAGTGACGGTTCAGCCGGATCCGGCGGTGCAGGCGATCGTTTCGAGCTGGCCGACCCACGTCGAGGGCACCCGCGGAGTCGGGTTCGGGCTCCGACCGACCGACGATCTCGCGACCACTTTGGCGGCGTACCGCGCCCGCTACTGCTGA